Genomic segment of Fusobacterium simiae:
TTACATCTCTTAAACCTTTTATAAGAATATTACATGAATTTTTAGCCATAAATTCCACAAGTAAACCAGCATGTTCATCAACTTTTATATTTTTATCTCCTTCAAAGATTTTACTTATTAAATCCTTTCTTTCATCTAAATTAAACCAATAATTTTTTTTAGGATTATTCATAACGACTACTATTAATTTATCTACTATTTTCAATGCTCTTTCTATTATATCTTGATGACCCTTTGTAATGGGGTCAAAACTCCCAGCATATACACCTATCTTCATATTATCTCCCATATAGTTCCATTTTATAGCCTAACTTATAAAAATTATTATCCTCTATACACTCAATTTTTTTATTATTGTCAATATACTTATTTAATTCTTTTATTATATCTTTTTTAGCTTTAATTACAATCTTATTTATTATATCACAACTTTTTATTTGACTGTTTAAATCTTCTAAAAGATTTAAAATTATTCTTTCTTTTGACAAAAAATATCCTGTCCCTTCACAATATAGGCACTTTTCTTTATAGTACAAAGCTAACTCTTTTCCCTGTCTTTTTCTTGTGAATTGAATTAAACCTAAATTTGTATATTCAACAGAATTTATTTCAACTCTGTCTCTACCTAAATATTTT
This window contains:
- the coaD gene encoding pantetheine-phosphate adenylyltransferase, which produces MKIGVYAGSFDPITKGHQDIIERALKIVDKLIVVVMNNPKKNYWFNLDERKDLISKIFEGDKNIKVDEHAGLLVEFMAKNSCNILIKGLRDVKDFSEEMTYSFANKKLSNGEVDTVFIPTSEKYTYVSSTFVKELAFYNQSLVGYVDNKVIDEILSRAKEYRDRG